A genomic region of Pyrus communis chromosome 14, drPyrComm1.1, whole genome shotgun sequence contains the following coding sequences:
- the LOC137714362 gene encoding alcohol-forming fatty acyl-CoA reductase-like produces ITRIPVDMVVNSIASAMVVNANQSSIVIFHVGSSFRNPIKICDIHDFVFRHCTKSPWVDKDGNRVKVAECTMFKTMATFSMYMDIFFMIPLEGLKFVNKACGQYFQDVHVNYNRKLTLVMRLEQLYTPYLLFKGIFDDTNSEELQRVASEHHIDAKEFNFDPITIDWEDYILNTHIPENMSWAKDNWRISNR; encoded by the exons attactCGGATTCCTGTTGATATGGTGGTAAATTCGATCGCTTCAGCAATGGTCGTGAATGCAAATCAATCTTCTATTGTCATCTTCCATGTGGGATCCTCATTTAGAAATCCTATAAAGATATGTGATATTCACGATTTTGTGTTCCGGCACTGCACCAAAAGTCCATGGGTAGATAAGGATGGAAACCGTGTTAAAGTAGCCGAGTGTACGATGTTTAAGACTATGGCTACTTTCAGCATGTACATGGATATTTTCTTCATGATACCGTTGGAG GGATTAAAGTTCGTGAACAAAGCATGTGGTCAGTATTTCCAAGACGTGCATGTTAATTATAATCGAAAACTCACATTGGTGATGCGCTTGGAACAACTATACACACCTTACCTATTATTCAAGGGCAT TTTTGACGACACCAATTCGGAGGAGCTTCAAAGGGTGGCAAGTGAGCACCATATAGACGCGAAAGAATTTAACTTTGATCCAATAACAATTGATTGGGAGGACTACATTCTGAACACTCACATTCCTGAAAACATGTCATGGGCAAAAGATAATTGGAGAATATCGAACCGGTAA